In the genome of Vespa crabro chromosome 1, iyVesCrab1.2, whole genome shotgun sequence, the window tttctcttggcTAAGTCTTACCCAGACACTGTCCGAGATATTCCTATTGATACGTCAGATATACGTTAGTGTATGTACAGTATATATAGTTTAACGTGTGTATTATGTATCATAGATACGCGATCGCTTTCCATTTCATTCCAGTTGCATTCACGAGTTAACTCGTATTGAACCTGCGCACGATAATCTCGTTCACGAGTTATACGAAGGGTCATCGAACTATCtccgtttatttctttttttttcttcttcttcttttttcttcgttcttttgaaAAGTTCTCGAAAGAGCTCATGTGAAAGAtctttttttgaaagatcttaatttctttaacgactatttttattctttgcaAAAAGCGTAGGTCAAAAAGTTGATGAATAAAAACATTTCGTCattcgaattatttcttttcattttatcttttcttcgttttattttttctcaacattttcaacatttcatcgaagaaagatttttgtaaaatatttgtaaagtatccctgcataaaaaaaaaaaaaaaacatgtataAATCATTAACCGTGTCATTtatggaagagaaaaaaaatctaagtTCTTTTTCAatgcataaatatttattatttaagaaaaaggatagaataaatatcgggatagaataaatataaataaaatgcaaaaCATATTCGGCCATTgtgaaatgttttttctttttaaaatgttGATTGAGTATGtagatgaatgaaaaaataaaatccgtATAAAAGTTACGTATATATTCTATTCGGTATCCACTCAGATCAGAATATCGTGATACACTCATAAGATGATTTCACTGTTTGTACGTGTATAGATGTAAGATCTTGAGAACGTGAATAttgacatataaaatataaccgaagaaagagaaaacgatatTTCCGGCCTTTTGAGAGAATTTTACGTCGTAAATAGTGACTCTTGATACTGAGCCCGTAGAATTTaacaaagaattattataaagaatataacgaaatttttattgtactCATCGATatgtttttctcgttttcgaattttaacgcgctaaaaaaaaaaaaaaaaaaaaaaaaaacaaaaacaaaaacaaaaaaaaaggaaaaagaaataagaaaaaacaaaaatcgttaagaaaaatataaatactacCTCGCTATATTTCACAGGGaactttatttaataaaattattattattatgcatctattaattgaaaaaataaaaaagaaaaaaaaaagaaaagagaaaagaaaagaaaaattgaagaataaaaataaaagagagacagagagagagagagagagagagagagagagagagagagaaaaaaagaaaaacaattctGATTATTCAGTCgtctatgaaattaataacgtcTTCTCGAAACTtgtatcttatttttctttttgttttttttttctttgttcttttttttctttttttttctttttttttttttctttctttttttttgatccatTACGAACTACACAACTGGAAGAAAATCAAGAGATCGTTTCGAAATCGAACAGATCGAAAACTCTTAAGGAGAAAGGTTTACTGCTCGAGAGAGATTACTAATAAGAGTGAGAGTTCGACTTACAAAGTGTGAGTTACATCACTGACGAATTACGCGATATACGTTTGATGGCTATTAAACATAGAACGGAAGAAGACATATCGTCGAGAAtgagaatttttcatttccatcACGTATGTACCGTGTTAATCTGACGTGTCTCCCTATTATGGATGCTGCAACGCAAATCTATGTGGCACCAAACGCATGTTTTCATAGTTCCAACGGAAAAACTTTTACTTGATAATTGTTGTTACAACTCgttgtctatctctttctaaacCCGGAAGAATTTATCTCAAAAGTTTTATCATTGATCGAACGAACAATTTACTTTCGCGATCAATTAAATCCCtaaggaaaatattaataaagcaaaagagaaaaaaaaagaaaggaaagcaatgataaaagaaaaattgtctcAAGATTATGAAATACAAattcatttgatattattaatcgtcattttaacgtgaaaaaagaaaatggattttgtaaaaaaaaaaaaaaaaaaaaaaaaaagtttaacgaTACTTTCattagagaatgaaagaaacgaaaaattaatgataatagaaatgcttaaatcgatcaaaagaaaagatctatAAAATGTGAGATACAATATTTGTTTTgcatacttttattttataacatgaatcattactttcatttttaatcgtcGGTTTTACCCGCCTCTACCGTATCgtcttactctctttttctttctccttcacaTCTATGCATTAATATAATGTAACGTTCAGTATAACTTAACACATGACTTCATAACATCTTACGACacaaaatataacatattatacAGTTTTGATGATCGACCGATATTTCGCGTGTTACTTTACTCTTGCGTGATATCTCAGTTTGTATATAATtccgatataaaaagaaaaataaataacaaattgcCAAGgcagaaagaaagtaaaaaggaaaaaaaaaaaaaaagagacgaagTAAAACAACTCTTGATCGAAAATTTATGTcgaccttttttattttaaataaatattttctttccgaTGAACTTCCGTTGATTTCAATGAcgtcaatgattttatattgaaatacatGAATTATTCATATGCaagtttatctttatatttaaataaaaaaggaacgaaaataattaaaatattttagatcAAAATATTCtccttgaaaataaaaaaaaaaatatatatatatatatatacacattctcTACCTTATTTgctctcttcttatttttcatttgttttctttttttttttctttttttgtatttactcTTTGGATATAAAGAAGATGGATGTGCCAAATGCAACACCTATAATACCAACAGCCTCGTTGGAGTTGAAAACAAGGAGAACTCAGTTCCAAACGCAAACTTCGACCTTGGATACGAGAAGAAGGCAAGCGGTTTGTGTTAGAAGGGCATGTAAAAAGTATGGaccgaaaaaaaattcaaacattGTTCTTGACGGACTCAACATGACAGTGCCTAAAGGCGCAATGTaagtgaaatattaatattctgaaAGTTTAAAggggggtaaaaaaaaaacgaaaaaaaaacaaaataataaaaaggaagaagaaagaaacgaataaaacaGAGAGGATTagttaaagtaataattacataaagcTGGACTTTGAAACTTTTGAAATCGttaaatatagtatattatatcttcctctctctctctctctctctctctctctctctctctctctctctctctctctttgtactGATTACGTAaaacttataatattaataatattatctccaaaaattttttaaaattgtactgttcgtttgattttttaatgaatcgtAAATACTCCCAAgcaaatagaatatataaaagaaaatatatgaaataatttaattattaaattacttatcatcgataataattctatgtattattattatcattgttattatcaatatatcttttttatttattaatttactatAATCGGCCAACTTGGGATTCacgtaatgacaataaaaatataaaacaagatAGTATGTATGAAATCATTTAGGATTTGACatatattctttcctttttctttcatatgaaatagaatgaattattaaatggaattattcaatgagaaatttttttatgataattcatgcttttttttctctctttttcgttttcttttatggAAGAACTAGGAATAAAAATAGCGAATATATTcgctaattttataataaataagaattaataaataagaattaaataacatgaaatatatatatatatatatatatatatatatatatatatatccgacgtatctttcataaataatatcgttttagcTATGGTCTCCTTGGTGCCAGTGGTTGTGGAAAAACCACATTATTATCTTGCATTGTGGGTCGAAGACGTCTTAATTCTGGAGAAATTTGGGTATTAGGTGGTAGGCCAGGATCAAAGGAATCAGGTGTACCTGGTTCACGATTAGGATACATGCCACAAGAAATTGCACTTTACAatgaattttcgataaaagaaacatttttatattttggcTGGATCGCAGGTATATCGACCGAACAGATTGACGAGAAATTGGAATTCCTCTTAAAGGTAacatacttttaatatttttaataaacaatattctaatttctagatttttaagatataaaaaaaaaaaaaattgaaatatcttttgaGATCGctttaatatgtattattttagttCTTGGAATTACCATCGGAGAATCGTTTTATAAAGAATCTTTCTGGTGGACAACAGAGAAGGGTTTCATTTGCTGCAGCATTATTGACCGATCCAGAACTTTTAATACTTGATGAGCCAACCGTAGGAGTTGATCCTGTTTTACGTCAAAATATTTGGAATCATTTGGTTCATTTAACGAAAGATGGTAAAaagacaataatcataacgacACATTATATCGAGGAGACCAGACAAGCTAGTATAATTGGACTGATGAGAGGAGGTAAATTTCTTGCTGAAGAATCACCTACTAAGCTAATGGAAATGCATAGATTGGATACTCTGGAGGAAGTCTTTTTAAAACTCAGCAAACGTCAGAACATGGGTCTCAGAAGGAGAAGTAGTATTCTCAGTAGTGTTACAGGTGTCCCACCGGAAATTGTAATAACcaatttcatctttcttctatcgattatataaaatcattatctacgtcgatttatctttttctctcgattatAGGACGTTGATGAGGAGATGAGTGGCGAGTTTGGTGACAACGTTAGTATTTCTAGTCGAAGAAGGAGCATAGTAGTTATGGATGACGGAAATGTAAGATTTAAAAGTCACGAGTTAATATAACAAGTTCTTGagattgaattatattttattttttctttatttttgttctctttttcttcttcttcttttgtcttttctttttttttttttcctttgaaatcgcatttatttttatagttaccgGAATTACCACCGGAGGAAAAAAGTTCATTTAAATTCAGCATGTTAAATCCACAACATATGAAGGCGTTAATCTGGAAGAACTTTTTATGGATGTGGAGAAATGTTGggtaaatatctatatttcaCAGCAATAACGTCATTCTaatcaacaatattaacaattttcattttatttagcATGATGGCGTTCATCATTGGTTTACCGGTAATACAAATCGTCTTATTTTGTATCTCTATCGGAAAGGATCCCACTGGTTTGAAAATGGCAATCATAAACAAAGAACTTAAGAATAGTACGGACATGTGTATACCAACGTTTGGCTGTGATACCTCACAACTAAGTTGTCGATTCT includes:
- the LOC124426304 gene encoding ABC transporter G family member 20 isoform X1, which codes for MAIKHRTEEDISSRMRIFHFHHKMDVPNATPIIPTASLELKTRRTQFQTQTSTLDTRRRQAVCVRRACKKYGPKKNSNIVLDGLNMTVPKGAIYGLLGASGCGKTTLLSCIVGRRRLNSGEIWVLGGRPGSKESGVPGSRLGYMPQEIALYNEFSIKETFLYFGWIAGISTEQIDEKLEFLLKFLELPSENRFIKNLSGGQQRRVSFAAALLTDPELLILDEPTVGVDPVLRQNIWNHLVHLTKDGKKTIIITTHYIEETRQASIIGLMRGGKFLAEESPTKLMEMHRLDTLEEVFLKLSKRQNMGLRRRSSILSSVTGVPPEIDVDEEMSGEFGDNVSISSRRRSIVVMDDGNLPELPPEEKSSFKFSMLNPQHMKALIWKNFLWMWRNVGMMAFIIGLPVIQIVLFCISIGKDPTGLKMAIINKELKNSTDMCIPTFGCDTSQLSCRFLDHLKNRSLIFLPYETEEEAEYAVQKGWVWGVISFPENYTEALITRIKYGKDVEDWDLVYSSMNIIMDMSNQQIGQLLQRSILYSYFDFARDVTVACNYSEKLTSIPLDFKTPIYGPLNPNFTDFAAPGIILTIIFFLSVAITSGAMLLERNEGLLERSLVSGITGPEILFGQVTTQFVVMTGQTLMVLIFSFAVFKVTCEGNIGWVSLLTILTGLCGMCFGFVIACFCENERSATYVAMGSFLPMVMLCGIIWPVEGMHPVLSYISFILPLTKSTESMRTMLARGWSISQSSVYNGFIATFIWITIFLTLAILLIKFKKG
- the LOC124426304 gene encoding ABC transporter G family member 20 isoform X2 gives rise to the protein MDVPNATPIIPTASLELKTRRTQFQTQTSTLDTRRRQAVCVRRACKKYGPKKNSNIVLDGLNMTVPKGAIYGLLGASGCGKTTLLSCIVGRRRLNSGEIWVLGGRPGSKESGVPGSRLGYMPQEIALYNEFSIKETFLYFGWIAGISTEQIDEKLEFLLKFLELPSENRFIKNLSGGQQRRVSFAAALLTDPELLILDEPTVGVDPVLRQNIWNHLVHLTKDGKKTIIITTHYIEETRQASIIGLMRGGKFLAEESPTKLMEMHRLDTLEEVFLKLSKRQNMGLRRRSSILSSVTGVPPEIDVDEEMSGEFGDNVSISSRRRSIVVMDDGNLPELPPEEKSSFKFSMLNPQHMKALIWKNFLWMWRNVGMMAFIIGLPVIQIVLFCISIGKDPTGLKMAIINKELKNSTDMCIPTFGCDTSQLSCRFLDHLKNRSLIFLPYETEEEAEYAVQKGWVWGVISFPENYTEALITRIKYGKDVEDWDLVYSSMNIIMDMSNQQIGQLLQRSILYSYFDFARDVTVACNYSEKLTSIPLDFKTPIYGPLNPNFTDFAAPGIILTIIFFLSVAITSGAMLLERNEGLLERSLVSGITGPEILFGQVTTQFVVMTGQTLMVLIFSFAVFKVTCEGNIGWVSLLTILTGLCGMCFGFVIACFCENERSATYVAMGSFLPMVMLCGIIWPVEGMHPVLSYISFILPLTKSTESMRTMLARGWSISQSSVYNGFIATFIWITIFLTLAILLIKFKKG